One window of Acidimicrobiia bacterium genomic DNA carries:
- a CDS encoding NDP-sugar synthase encodes MKAVVLVGGEGTRLRPLTFTTPKSLLPIANQPFLERQLAWLESHGVDEVVLSLGYLPDAFTVHFPEGRCGGIRLTYAVEPKPLGTAGGIRFAADGIDDVFIVCNGDILTDFDLSAMLRFHETSAAQATIALTQVDDPSAFGVVPTRDDGEVVGFIEKPPRDLAPTNWINAGIYILEPGLMERIPKRVNVSIERETFPRMVETRNCLYAWNGAGYWLDMGTPAKYLQAHADLLAGTVGALPAPGAVEGPAGVWTQGIADVDPEARLTGPVLVGPGARIEAGASVTASAVGAGAVVGAGARVERSVVFAGAQVSERAIVTDSVLGADAILKPEVVLTDVTLIGAGVHIAAGTRISGGRVPPAE; translated from the coding sequence ATGAAAGCGGTCGTCCTCGTGGGGGGCGAAGGCACGCGCCTGCGGCCGCTCACGTTCACGACGCCGAAGTCGCTGCTGCCGATCGCGAACCAGCCGTTCCTCGAACGGCAGCTCGCGTGGCTGGAGTCGCACGGTGTCGACGAGGTCGTGCTGTCGCTCGGCTACCTGCCCGACGCGTTCACCGTCCACTTCCCCGAGGGGCGCTGCGGGGGCATTCGTCTGACGTACGCGGTGGAGCCGAAGCCGCTCGGCACCGCGGGCGGGATCCGCTTCGCGGCCGACGGCATCGACGACGTCTTCATCGTCTGCAACGGCGACATCCTCACCGACTTCGATCTCTCCGCGATGCTGCGTTTCCACGAGACGAGCGCCGCGCAGGCGACGATCGCGCTGACGCAGGTCGACGATCCGTCGGCGTTCGGTGTCGTGCCGACGCGTGACGACGGCGAGGTCGTCGGCTTCATCGAGAAGCCACCGCGTGATCTCGCACCGACGAACTGGATCAACGCGGGCATCTACATCCTCGAGCCCGGGCTCATGGAACGCATCCCGAAGCGCGTGAACGTGTCGATCGAGCGCGAGACCTTCCCGCGCATGGTCGAGACCCGCAACTGCCTCTACGCGTGGAACGGCGCGGGCTACTGGCTCGACATGGGGACGCCCGCGAAGTACCTCCAGGCTCACGCCGACCTGCTCGCGGGCACGGTCGGCGCGCTGCCCGCCCCGGGCGCGGTCGAAGGGCCTGCGGGTGTCTGGACGCAGGGCATCGCCGACGTCGACCCCGAGGCCCGCCTCACCGGTCCGGTCCTCGTCGGTCCGGGTGCCCGCATCGAGGCCGGCGCGTCGGTCACGGCCTCGGCCGTCGGTGCCGGCGCCGTGGTCGGAGCCGGGGCCCGGGTGGAACGCTCCGTGGTCTTCGCCGGCGCCCAGGTCTCGGAGCGCGCGATCGTCACCGATTCGGTCCTCGGAGCCGACGCGATCCTCAAGCCCGAGGTCGTGCTGACCGACGTGACCTTGATCGGCGCGGGCGTGCACATCGCGGCCGGCACCCGGATCTCGGGTGGTCGCGTGCCGCCCGCCGAGTAG